In the Klebsiella aerogenes KCTC 2190 genome, one interval contains:
- a CDS encoding amino acid ABC transporter permease: protein MTTFTDWDIVRNLLLAGRWTVLLSLTAFIGGALVTLPLLLLRLRGKLWVQRLIRGYIELFQGTPLLMQLFLAFFGVALFGIDVSPWTAAALALTLYTSAFLLDIWYGSIRALPKGQWEASRCLGLNFTQTLCRVVAPQAVRIAIAPTVGFAVQVIKGTALASIIGFVELTKAGTMLTNVTYQPFKVFALVALGYFILCYPLSRYSRYLENKFNAAHHH, encoded by the coding sequence ATAACAACCTTTACCGACTGGGACATCGTACGCAACCTGCTGCTGGCCGGACGCTGGACCGTGCTGCTATCGCTGACGGCCTTTATTGGCGGCGCGCTGGTGACATTACCGCTGTTGCTGCTGCGCCTGCGGGGTAAATTGTGGGTGCAGCGCCTCATTCGCGGCTATATCGAGCTATTTCAGGGGACGCCATTGCTGATGCAGCTGTTTCTCGCCTTTTTCGGCGTGGCGTTATTCGGGATCGATGTGTCGCCATGGACCGCCGCCGCGCTGGCGCTGACCCTCTATACCAGCGCCTTTTTGCTGGATATCTGGTACGGCAGTATTCGGGCCTTGCCGAAAGGACAGTGGGAGGCATCGCGTTGCCTGGGATTAAATTTCACCCAGACGTTATGTCGCGTGGTGGCGCCGCAGGCGGTGCGTATCGCCATCGCTCCCACCGTGGGTTTCGCCGTACAGGTAATAAAGGGCACCGCGCTGGCGTCGATTATCGGTTTCGTCGAGCTCACCAAGGCTGGCACCATGCTCACCAACGTGACGTATCAGCCGTTTAAGGTTTTCGCGCTGGTCGCGCTGGGCTACTTCATCTTGTGTTATCCGCTGTCCCGTTACAGCCGCTATCTGGAGAATAAATTCAATGCCGCTCATCACCATTAA
- the hpxW gene encoding oxamate amidohydrolase, which produces MQSHFSTQGMAVAPHHLASQSALSVLREGGNAIEAMVAAAATIAVVYPHMNGLGGDGFWLIVPPQGAPIAIDASGAAGSLATPEAYAGLTHIPHRGPQSALTVAGTVSGWDEALKVSSSLTGKSLPLSRLLQDAIGYADNGIPVTASQASATAGKLDELQRQPGFAETFLVNGRPPQSGSRFCQPALASTLKRLVAEGLDSFYRGSLAEQLADGMARYGLPITLDDLRQHRARCPQPLRLQHQHGELWNLAPPTQGLVSLAILGITDRLAMEQADDAQTIHRIVEATKLAFSLRDKHITDPLHLDVDIQSLLSPQALQPLAEKIDDQRAAPWGAGKGPGDTVWMGVMDSSGLAVSFIQSIYHEFGSGVVLPDSGIVWQNRGASFSLDPVHLLALAPGKQPFHTLNPAAARLNDGRVMVYGSMGGDGQPQTQAALFTRYILQNVPLQESISRPRWLLGRTWGQTSDSLKVEGRFAPQTLARLRELGHEVEVLADFSEAMGHAGAIVRHPDGLFEGASDPRSNGAAAGY; this is translated from the coding sequence ATGCAGAGTCATTTCTCGACCCAGGGGATGGCGGTCGCCCCCCATCATCTGGCTAGCCAAAGCGCGCTGTCCGTGCTGCGCGAAGGCGGAAACGCAATAGAAGCGATGGTCGCCGCCGCCGCGACCATCGCGGTGGTCTATCCGCATATGAATGGTTTAGGCGGCGATGGGTTCTGGCTGATCGTGCCGCCGCAGGGCGCTCCGATCGCCATTGACGCCAGCGGCGCCGCTGGTTCACTGGCGACGCCGGAAGCCTATGCCGGGCTAACGCACATCCCGCATCGCGGCCCGCAATCCGCCCTGACCGTCGCTGGCACCGTTAGCGGCTGGGATGAGGCGCTGAAAGTTTCATCCTCGCTGACCGGTAAATCACTACCGCTTTCGCGTCTGTTACAGGACGCGATCGGCTATGCCGATAACGGTATTCCGGTGACCGCCTCGCAAGCCAGCGCCACCGCTGGAAAGTTAGATGAACTTCAGCGCCAGCCGGGCTTCGCTGAGACCTTTCTGGTCAATGGCCGCCCTCCGCAAAGCGGCAGCCGCTTTTGTCAGCCTGCGCTGGCCTCCACGCTAAAACGGCTGGTTGCGGAAGGGCTTGATAGTTTCTATCGCGGCTCTCTGGCGGAGCAACTGGCGGACGGCATGGCCCGTTACGGCCTGCCTATTACGCTTGACGATCTGCGCCAGCATCGCGCGCGCTGCCCGCAACCACTGCGGTTACAGCATCAACACGGTGAGTTATGGAACCTGGCGCCGCCGACACAGGGGCTGGTATCGCTGGCCATCCTCGGCATCACTGACCGGCTGGCGATGGAGCAGGCCGACGATGCGCAGACCATCCACCGTATCGTGGAAGCGACAAAACTGGCCTTCAGCCTGCGAGATAAACATATTACCGACCCGCTGCATCTGGACGTGGATATTCAAAGCCTGCTGTCCCCGCAGGCGTTACAACCGCTGGCGGAGAAGATCGACGACCAGCGCGCCGCGCCATGGGGCGCAGGCAAAGGCCCCGGCGATACCGTCTGGATGGGCGTGATGGACAGTAGCGGGCTGGCGGTCTCCTTTATCCAGAGTATCTACCATGAGTTTGGCAGCGGCGTGGTGCTTCCGGACAGCGGTATTGTCTGGCAAAACCGCGGTGCGTCGTTCAGCCTCGACCCGGTGCATTTGCTCGCTCTGGCGCCGGGCAAGCAACCCTTCCATACCCTTAATCCCGCCGCCGCACGCCTGAACGATGGGCGGGTGATGGTTTATGGTTCTATGGGCGGCGACGGGCAGCCGCAAACGCAGGCGGCGCTGTTCACCCGCTATATCCTGCAGAACGTCCCGCTTCAGGAGAGTATTTCTCGTCCGCGTTGGCTGCTTGGGCGCACCTGGGGACAGACCTCGGACTCACTAAAAGTAGAAGGCCGCTTTGCGCCGCAAACCCTCGCCCGGCTCAGGGAACTGGGGCATGAGGTTGAGGTACTGGCCGACTTCAGCGAGGCCATGGGACATGCCGGGGCCATTGTCCGCCATCCTGACGGCCTGTTTGAAGGCGCGTCTGACCCGCGCAGTAACGGCGCCGCCGCTGGCTATTAG
- the hpxU gene encoding MurR/RpiR family transcriptional regulator HpxU produces MEQLDERLKAQYASLSPQEQRVADFIVDHFDDLISYNSAELAQLSGVSKATVSRLFKRLGYEKYRDMRDELRTLRQSGMPLTDHREAVQGNTLLARHYKQEMANLTQWVNALDARQFAEAINALVKARRVVIIGMRNSWPLALHLRQQLLQARGQVVVLPQPGQSLSEELVDLCEEDIVVVMAFRRRPRIIRPLMQQLQQRGVPQLLICEPQAHSLFPLACWRLSAPLDSVSAFDSYASANSLINLLANALLHEILDSGRPRIHDIATLYQQLDELEQR; encoded by the coding sequence ATGGAACAACTCGATGAACGGCTGAAGGCGCAATATGCGTCGTTGTCACCCCAGGAGCAGCGGGTGGCGGATTTCATTGTCGACCACTTTGATGACCTGATTAGCTACAACAGCGCCGAGCTGGCCCAACTGAGCGGGGTATCAAAAGCGACAGTAAGCCGTCTGTTTAAACGGCTGGGATATGAAAAGTATCGCGATATGCGCGATGAGCTGCGCACGTTACGCCAGAGCGGGATGCCGTTGACCGATCATCGCGAGGCGGTGCAGGGTAATACGCTGCTGGCGCGGCATTATAAACAAGAGATGGCAAACCTGACGCAGTGGGTAAACGCGCTGGATGCCCGGCAGTTTGCCGAAGCCATTAACGCACTGGTCAAGGCCAGGCGCGTCGTCATTATTGGCATGCGAAACTCCTGGCCGCTGGCGCTGCATTTGCGCCAGCAGTTGCTTCAGGCGCGTGGGCAAGTGGTGGTGCTGCCGCAACCGGGGCAAAGCCTAAGTGAAGAGCTGGTCGATTTGTGCGAAGAAGATATCGTGGTGGTGATGGCGTTTCGCCGTCGGCCGCGGATTATTCGTCCCCTGATGCAGCAACTGCAACAGCGGGGAGTTCCGCAGCTGCTAATTTGCGAGCCGCAGGCGCATAGCCTGTTTCCGCTGGCGTGCTGGCGGCTCAGCGCTCCGCTGGACAGCGTTTCGGCTTTCGACAGCTACGCGTCGGCCAATAGTCTTATCAACCTGCTGGCGAACGCCTTGCTACATGAAATTCTCGATAGCGGTCGCCCGCGCATTCATGACATCGCCACGTTATACCAGCAACTGGATGAGCTTGAACAACGATAA
- the hpxX gene encoding oxalurate catabolism protein HpxX → MKKTEKEWRDWLLQMEQILALELDESRRAELLAQFRRIADMAEPLMAYPLDQRLEIAGVYKA, encoded by the coding sequence ATGAAAAAAACCGAAAAAGAGTGGCGCGACTGGCTTCTTCAGATGGAACAGATCCTCGCCCTGGAACTGGATGAATCGCGCCGCGCTGAGCTGCTGGCGCAATTTCGCCGCATTGCCGATATGGCTGAACCGCTGATGGCCTATCCGCTCGATCAGCGTCTGGAAATCGCCGGAGTGTATAAAGCATGA
- a CDS encoding amino acid ABC transporter ATP-binding protein codes for MPLITINQVQKFYGDNHVLKGVDLDINMGEVISIIGRSGSGKSTLLRCINGLEGYQEGSIKLGGMTITDSDSQAREISRSVGMVFQNFNLFPHMTALENVMLAPRRVLKKKPAECRELAQQMLVKVGLGDRLDFYPSSLSGGQQQRVAIARALAMSPKVLLCDEITSALDPELVGEVLKVLEQLAAEGMTLILVTHEMNFAREVGDRVVFMHQGRVWEQGDSKTLFSQPQTNELKQFISSVRGLN; via the coding sequence ATGCCGCTCATCACCATTAATCAGGTGCAGAAATTCTACGGCGATAATCACGTGCTGAAGGGGGTCGATCTCGATATCAATATGGGCGAGGTGATCTCCATCATCGGCCGAAGCGGCTCGGGGAAAAGCACCTTATTGCGCTGCATTAACGGGCTGGAGGGGTACCAGGAAGGCAGTATTAAGCTCGGTGGCATGACCATTACCGACAGCGATTCGCAGGCGCGGGAGATTAGCCGCTCCGTTGGCATGGTATTCCAGAACTTCAATTTATTCCCGCATATGACGGCGCTGGAAAACGTGATGCTGGCGCCGCGGCGGGTATTGAAAAAAAAGCCCGCCGAGTGCCGCGAACTGGCGCAGCAAATGCTGGTTAAAGTCGGGCTTGGCGATCGGCTGGATTTCTATCCCTCCAGCCTTTCCGGCGGTCAACAGCAGCGGGTCGCTATCGCCCGCGCGCTGGCGATGTCGCCAAAAGTTTTACTCTGTGACGAAATCACCTCCGCGCTGGATCCGGAACTGGTGGGCGAGGTGCTCAAAGTGCTGGAACAGCTGGCCGCGGAAGGAATGACGCTGATTCTGGTTACCCATGAAATGAATTTTGCCCGTGAAGTCGGCGACCGGGTGGTGTTTATGCACCAGGGTCGAGTCTGGGAGCAGGGCGACAGCAAAACGCTGTTCAGCCAGCCGCAAACCAATGAACTCAAACAATTTATCTCCTCCGTGCGCGGACTGAATTAA
- a CDS encoding amino acid ABC transporter permease, protein MTEQLHFSALWPYWPELVAGLWVTIQLTALATLGGLAIGIIGAALRSGRASWLSRIWGAYVEVIRNTPFVVQLFFIVFGLPNLGLKMTAGEAALLAMIVNLGAYSTEIVRAGIQVTPKGQWEAGRVLGLSRSQTFIQVVLPPALQRIYPALVSQCIIVMLGSSVVSQVSYEELTFAANLIQSRTFLSFEVYLVTTGLYLALSIAMRQLLMAAGRRWLRVQA, encoded by the coding sequence ATGACGGAGCAATTACATTTTTCCGCGCTCTGGCCCTATTGGCCGGAGCTCGTGGCGGGACTCTGGGTCACTATCCAACTCACCGCGCTGGCCACGCTCGGCGGCCTGGCTATCGGGATCATCGGTGCCGCTCTGCGTAGCGGGCGGGCAAGCTGGCTGAGTCGGATATGGGGGGCTTACGTTGAGGTTATCCGCAATACGCCGTTCGTGGTTCAACTGTTCTTTATTGTCTTCGGCCTGCCGAATCTGGGGTTGAAGATGACGGCGGGCGAAGCGGCTCTGCTGGCGATGATCGTCAACCTGGGCGCCTACAGTACGGAGATCGTCCGCGCCGGGATCCAGGTGACGCCAAAAGGACAGTGGGAGGCCGGCCGGGTACTGGGGCTCAGCCGGAGTCAGACCTTTATTCAGGTGGTTTTACCGCCGGCGTTGCAGCGTATTTACCCGGCGCTGGTGAGCCAGTGCATTATCGTAATGCTCGGATCGTCGGTGGTATCACAGGTCTCTTATGAAGAGCTGACCTTTGCCGCCAACTTAATTCAGTCGCGAACGTTTTTGAGCTTCGAGGTGTATCTGGTGACGACCGGTCTCTATTTAGCGTTATCGATAGCGATGCGCCAGCTGCTAATGGCGGCTGGACGTAGATGGCTGAGGGTACAGGCATGA
- a CDS encoding transporter substrate-binding domain-containing protein: MKKLLIALTGAACLLTQITAAHADQLQDIEKRGVIRVAVPQDFPPFGSVGTDLQPQGYDIDMARYLAKQMKLKLQLVPVSSANRVPYLQTDKVDLVISSLGKNAEREKVIDFSQPYAPFFLGVFGPQGAALKDAAELSGKSIGVTRGAVEDMVLTSIAPKAAQIKRYEDNNTTLSAWLSGQVQYVATGNLVVAAISRQNPAKAPVANFMLKDSPCVIGLKKNEPALKEKVNALIAQGIKDGTLNTLSQQWLKAPLPSDFAA; the protein is encoded by the coding sequence ATGAAAAAACTGCTGATTGCGCTGACCGGGGCCGCTTGTCTGTTGACACAAATCACCGCCGCACACGCGGACCAACTCCAGGATATTGAAAAACGCGGCGTGATCCGCGTCGCCGTTCCCCAGGATTTCCCGCCGTTTGGTTCTGTCGGCACCGATCTCCAGCCACAGGGGTATGACATTGATATGGCCCGCTATCTGGCAAAGCAGATGAAGCTAAAACTGCAGCTGGTTCCGGTGAGCAGCGCCAACCGGGTACCGTATCTGCAGACCGATAAAGTGGATCTGGTGATCTCAAGCCTGGGTAAGAACGCCGAGCGGGAAAAGGTCATTGATTTCAGCCAACCCTACGCGCCGTTTTTCCTTGGCGTCTTCGGCCCGCAGGGAGCTGCCCTGAAAGACGCAGCCGAACTGAGCGGTAAGAGCATCGGCGTGACCCGCGGCGCGGTGGAAGATATGGTGCTGACCAGCATTGCGCCGAAAGCGGCGCAGATTAAGCGTTACGAAGATAACAACACCACGCTGTCGGCCTGGCTTTCTGGTCAGGTGCAATATGTGGCGACGGGTAATCTGGTGGTGGCGGCTATCTCACGGCAAAACCCGGCGAAAGCCCCGGTCGCCAACTTTATGCTTAAGGATTCACCGTGCGTGATTGGCCTGAAAAAAAATGAACCGGCGCTGAAGGAAAAGGTGAACGCCTTAATCGCGCAGGGCATTAAGGACGGCACCCTCAATACGTTATCACAGCAGTGGCTGAAAGCGCCGTTGCCCAGCGACTTTGCCGCTTAA
- a CDS encoding AtzE family amidohydrolase has protein sequence MKLHKMTIADIQQSLSRGEFSARELARQTLDDIAQSNPRLNAWTTVTGKRMLDEADAIDALRRTNQPLPALAGIPYAVKNLFDVAGETTLAGAQLFSNNPPARVDSWAVSQIQSAGGLLSGMLNMDAYAYGFTTENSHYGATRNPHDLNRIAGGSSGGSAAAVAAGLVTFSLGSDTNGSIRVPASLSGIFGLKPTFGRLSRTGSHPFVPSLDHIGPFARTVEDLATVYDVLQGRDVNDGFQAERGVAPATPHLRYGLQGLRCAVLGGYFSRWCDDDARAAVARVARYLEASEEFLFPEAELARASAFIISASEGGSQYLPALRREPERFEPHSRERLLAGAMIPSAWYLQAQRFRRHAQQQVASLFTHADVLIAPATPCSATLIGEQTMEINGESLPIRASMGMLTQPISFIGLPVVTVPLRTATGLPVGVQLIAAPFNEQACLRAAYALEAMGITDSRPVEIAA, from the coding sequence ATGAAGCTACATAAGATGACCATTGCCGACATTCAGCAGTCGCTGAGTCGCGGTGAATTTAGCGCCAGAGAGCTGGCTCGCCAGACGCTTGATGATATTGCGCAAAGTAACCCGCGGCTCAATGCCTGGACGACTGTCACCGGGAAACGGATGCTCGACGAAGCGGACGCCATTGATGCCCTACGGCGCACGAATCAGCCGCTGCCTGCGCTGGCAGGCATTCCCTACGCGGTCAAAAATCTGTTTGATGTCGCGGGAGAAACCACCCTCGCCGGCGCCCAACTGTTCAGCAATAACCCGCCTGCCCGCGTCGATAGCTGGGCGGTAAGTCAAATCCAAAGCGCAGGCGGCCTGCTCAGCGGGATGCTGAATATGGACGCCTATGCTTACGGTTTTACCACGGAAAACAGCCACTATGGCGCGACGCGCAATCCGCACGATCTTAACCGCATTGCCGGCGGCTCCTCCGGCGGCTCAGCGGCGGCGGTCGCCGCCGGGCTGGTTACTTTCTCGCTCGGTAGCGACACCAATGGTTCAATCCGCGTTCCGGCATCCCTGAGCGGGATTTTTGGTCTCAAGCCAACCTTTGGCCGCCTGTCGCGTACCGGCAGCCACCCTTTTGTTCCCAGCCTCGATCATATTGGTCCGTTTGCTCGTACGGTAGAGGATTTAGCCACAGTCTACGATGTTCTGCAGGGGCGAGACGTCAACGACGGGTTTCAGGCCGAACGCGGCGTCGCCCCAGCTACGCCGCATCTGCGATATGGCCTCCAGGGGCTGCGTTGCGCGGTTTTAGGCGGCTATTTCAGCCGCTGGTGCGATGACGATGCCCGCGCGGCGGTGGCTCGCGTCGCCCGCTATCTCGAAGCCTCTGAAGAGTTTCTCTTCCCCGAGGCGGAGCTGGCGCGCGCTTCTGCTTTTATCATTAGCGCTTCTGAAGGCGGAAGCCAGTATCTGCCAGCCTTACGGCGTGAGCCGGAGCGCTTTGAACCGCACTCGCGCGAACGTCTGCTGGCGGGAGCGATGATTCCTTCCGCCTGGTACCTGCAGGCGCAGCGCTTTCGTCGCCACGCTCAGCAGCAAGTCGCGTCGCTATTCACCCATGCCGACGTGCTCATCGCCCCGGCAACACCGTGCAGCGCCACGCTTATTGGCGAGCAGACGATGGAGATCAACGGCGAGTCTTTACCGATACGCGCCAGCATGGGCATGCTTACTCAACCAATCTCCTTTATCGGTCTGCCGGTGGTGACCGTCCCGCTACGTACCGCGACGGGGCTGCCTGTCGGGGTGCAGTTAATTGCCGCGCCGTTTAATGAACAGGCCTGTCTGCGCGCCGCCTATGCGCTGGAAGCGATGGGAATAACCGATTCCCGCCCGGTGGAGATAGCCGCATGA
- the hpxZ gene encoding oxalurate catabolism protein HpxZ, which yields MIASQEINLPQVVAEVTAAFYRYEQALVSNDIAVLDALFWHDTRTVRLGAGENLYGIDEIRAFRAARPAAGLARELRHTVITTYGEDYAVCSTEFTREGSERIGRQQQTWVRFACGWRIVAAQVSLMGH from the coding sequence ATGATCGCATCGCAAGAAATCAACCTTCCGCAAGTGGTCGCCGAAGTTACGGCGGCCTTTTATCGCTATGAACAGGCGCTGGTGAGTAACGATATCGCAGTGCTGGATGCGTTGTTCTGGCACGATACGCGCACGGTTCGCCTCGGCGCCGGGGAGAATCTTTATGGTATTGATGAGATCCGCGCCTTCCGCGCCGCGCGCCCCGCCGCAGGGCTTGCGCGGGAGTTACGCCATACGGTGATCACAACCTATGGAGAGGATTATGCGGTATGCAGTACCGAGTTCACCCGTGAAGGCAGCGAACGTATCGGCCGTCAGCAACAAACCTGGGTTCGGTTTGCCTGTGGCTGGCGTATCGTTGCCGCACAGGTTAGTTTGATGGGACATTGA